The following are from one region of the Microbacterium sp. cx-55 genome:
- a CDS encoding NUDIX hydrolase family protein, giving the protein MPVRTPDPDPNEPEDDGGAARDPLGLGENAGGSLPGSASNPAWLSDIELAEMRRRLPIVYVEAIPVRTDGNGAVTQVGILLRATPLGEMTRSIVSGRVRYGETIRDALFRHLENDLGPMAFPLLPPSPTPFTVAEYFPMPGVSAFHDDRQHAISLAYIVPVTGTCEPRQDALEVTWMEPEEAASDALAAEMEGGRGTLVRLGLASVGALR; this is encoded by the coding sequence ATGCCGGTGCGTACCCCCGATCCCGACCCGAACGAGCCCGAAGACGACGGCGGCGCCGCGCGCGATCCGCTCGGACTCGGTGAGAACGCCGGCGGTTCGCTGCCCGGCAGCGCCTCGAACCCCGCGTGGCTGAGCGATATCGAGCTCGCCGAGATGCGTCGGCGGTTGCCGATCGTCTACGTCGAGGCGATCCCGGTGCGCACCGACGGCAACGGTGCGGTGACGCAGGTGGGTATCCTGCTGCGCGCCACCCCGCTCGGTGAGATGACGCGCTCGATCGTGTCGGGCCGGGTGCGGTACGGCGAGACCATCCGCGACGCGCTGTTCCGGCACCTGGAGAACGATCTCGGTCCGATGGCGTTCCCCCTGCTGCCGCCCTCGCCCACCCCGTTCACGGTCGCGGAGTACTTCCCGATGCCCGGGGTCAGCGCGTTCCACGACGACCGCCAGCACGCGATCTCGCTCGCGTACATCGTGCCGGTCACGGGCACGTGCGAACCGCGCCAGGATGCGCTCGAAGTGACGTGGATGGAGCCGGAGGAGGCCGCATCCGACGCTCTCGCCGCCGAGATGGAGGGCGGTCGCGGCACCCTCGTCCGCCTCGGTCTCGCCTCCGTGGGCGCGCTCCGCTGA
- a CDS encoding DUF6421 family protein has translation MSTQAALPTYEQKAIVGEPEVVEDEVIPALAADVENDPAWLALKDAAVALQQLQAADGSVPEEHDGPAARRHVDTLVASVRALAPRFPHDAAYLDALVGDLLRWSAEGFGVPDFFDALVAFQPQQHRVDGLRHLVVFPMYTQNGSSNRFVEAVLVEVIWPEFIGALETEYTNGLFVSLRLVDFTPGYDTNSAVLFPETVAMREVPTFTWGAIFQDREAARYRRVVAAASEITKLDLPADAARMLTDQALTERTFVMWDIIHDRTHMRGDLPFDPFMIKQRMPYFLYSLEELRCDLTAFRECVRIRTRLQERVDNGDDLTAVEHDMLQHAVLVQYAVVFDRIFRFAITGSRVRNYDGLGGQLLFAWLHRHEVLHWTDTRLTIDWEAIPDAVVALADAIDRLYWESIDRPKTAHWLAAYDLVRSVLTPHPASVWARGLPDEVLAGPPSGFTNAVREDEFPLSMFFEALEKKMRPVIASTAGIRGAD, from the coding sequence ATGTCTACCCAAGCCGCGCTCCCCACCTACGAGCAGAAGGCCATCGTCGGCGAACCCGAGGTCGTCGAGGACGAGGTCATCCCGGCGCTCGCGGCAGACGTGGAGAACGATCCGGCCTGGCTCGCTCTCAAGGACGCCGCCGTCGCACTGCAGCAGCTGCAGGCCGCCGACGGATCGGTTCCCGAGGAGCACGACGGACCCGCCGCGCGCCGGCACGTCGACACGCTCGTCGCCTCGGTGCGTGCGCTCGCTCCGCGCTTCCCGCACGATGCCGCCTACCTCGACGCACTGGTCGGCGACCTCCTGCGCTGGTCGGCCGAGGGCTTCGGAGTTCCCGACTTCTTCGACGCTCTCGTCGCCTTCCAGCCGCAGCAGCACCGCGTCGACGGGCTGCGTCACCTGGTCGTCTTCCCGATGTACACGCAGAACGGCTCGAGCAATCGATTCGTCGAAGCCGTGCTCGTCGAAGTGATCTGGCCCGAGTTCATCGGCGCGCTCGAAACCGAGTACACCAACGGCCTGTTCGTGTCGCTCCGCCTGGTCGATTTCACGCCCGGGTACGACACGAACTCCGCCGTGCTGTTCCCGGAGACCGTGGCGATGCGCGAGGTGCCGACCTTCACGTGGGGCGCGATCTTCCAGGACCGCGAAGCCGCGCGCTACCGGCGCGTGGTGGCGGCCGCATCCGAGATCACGAAACTCGATCTGCCGGCCGACGCCGCGCGGATGCTGACCGACCAGGCGCTCACCGAGCGCACGTTCGTGATGTGGGACATCATCCACGACCGCACGCACATGCGCGGTGACCTGCCGTTCGATCCGTTCATGATCAAGCAGCGGATGCCGTACTTCCTCTACTCACTGGAAGAACTGCGGTGCGACCTGACGGCGTTCCGCGAGTGCGTCCGCATCCGCACGCGCCTGCAGGAGCGGGTCGATAACGGCGACGATCTCACCGCGGTGGAGCACGACATGCTCCAGCACGCGGTGCTCGTGCAGTACGCCGTGGTGTTCGACCGCATCTTCCGCTTCGCGATCACCGGCTCGCGCGTGCGCAACTACGACGGGCTCGGCGGTCAGCTGCTGTTCGCGTGGCTGCACCGCCACGAGGTGCTGCACTGGACCGACACGCGTCTCACGATCGACTGGGAGGCGATCCCGGATGCGGTCGTCGCCCTCGCCGACGCGATCGACCGGCTCTACTGGGAGTCGATCGACCGGCCGAAGACCGCGCACTGGCTCGCCGCGTACGACCTGGTGCGCTCGGTGCTGACGCCGCATCCGGCGTCGGTGTGGGCACGGGGACTCCCCGACGAGGTGCTCGCCGGTCCGCCGTCCGGGTTCACGAACGCGGTCCGCGAGGACGAGTTCCCGCTGTCGATGTTCTTCGAGGCGCTGGAGAAGAAGATGCGCCCCGTCATCGCGTCGACCGCCGGCATCCGCGGCGCCGACTGA
- a CDS encoding alpha/beta hydrolase produces MIPADTLDDAAVLWSDGPREGKPLLVLLHGYGSDERDLFGLVPHLPEAFAIAAVRAPLAPPWPSPGYSWYPIDGLDGRSAQPTTDAAARLVAWIDAHTDADTIGLLGFSQGAAVALQALRLHPERFAFVVGLSGYATPGALPGDAALAQTRPPVFWGRGTADTVIPAPLVAHTIEWLPTHADLSGRVYPGLGHSVSAQELADVRQFLDLRLQAQAAAPPAEGGTPPSNAQGDPS; encoded by the coding sequence GTGATCCCCGCAGACACCCTCGACGACGCCGCCGTTCTCTGGTCGGACGGGCCGCGTGAGGGCAAACCTCTTCTCGTGCTCCTGCACGGGTACGGATCGGACGAGCGCGACCTGTTCGGCCTCGTGCCGCACCTGCCCGAGGCTTTCGCGATCGCCGCGGTCCGCGCACCGCTCGCGCCGCCGTGGCCGTCGCCGGGGTACTCGTGGTACCCGATCGACGGTCTCGACGGACGCTCGGCGCAGCCGACGACGGATGCGGCCGCGCGCCTGGTGGCGTGGATCGACGCGCACACGGATGCCGACACGATCGGTCTGCTCGGGTTCTCGCAGGGCGCGGCGGTCGCTCTGCAGGCGCTCCGTCTGCATCCGGAGCGCTTCGCGTTCGTCGTGGGCCTGAGCGGCTACGCGACGCCGGGGGCGCTGCCGGGCGACGCCGCGCTCGCGCAGACGCGTCCGCCGGTCTTCTGGGGGCGGGGCACGGCCGACACCGTCATTCCCGCACCGCTCGTCGCCCACACGATCGAATGGCTGCCCACCCACGCCGATCTGAGCGGGCGCGTCTACCCCGGTCTAGGGCACAGCGTGTCGGCCCAGGAACTGGCGGATGTGCGGCAGTTCCTCGATCTCCGACTGCAGGCGCAGGCCGCGGCTCCGCCTGCCGAGGGCGGCACTCCGCCGTCGAACGCGCAGGGCGATCCCTCATAG
- a CDS encoding ABC transporter permease, which translates to MMSSAAISGERTWLRVVAPVAVGVFALVLWQVLVSLGGVDDYLLPGPAEIVEEFLAFAPAIGAAALTTGTNALVGLIVGALLGIALAALAARWRILDLMTAPVVAGLAVIPIVALAPVLNSMFGADSQVGRQTIAALASFVPVFVNTLRGFRQVLPVHRDLMRAYAAGSGQVLRAVTLPTALPFVFTGIRLASSLAVISALVAEYFGGPRGGLGAMISTSAATSAYARAWAYVFAAILLGLLFYVVTLLLERAAVRRRH; encoded by the coding sequence ATGATGTCGTCGGCCGCGATCAGCGGCGAGCGCACCTGGCTGCGGGTGGTCGCGCCCGTAGCCGTCGGCGTGTTCGCACTGGTGCTGTGGCAGGTGCTCGTGAGCCTCGGCGGGGTCGACGACTATCTGCTGCCCGGTCCCGCCGAGATCGTCGAGGAATTCCTCGCGTTCGCGCCCGCGATCGGCGCCGCCGCGCTCACGACGGGAACGAACGCGCTCGTGGGCCTGATCGTGGGAGCGCTGCTCGGCATCGCCCTTGCGGCACTTGCGGCGCGCTGGCGCATCCTCGACCTGATGACCGCGCCGGTCGTCGCCGGGCTCGCCGTCATCCCGATCGTCGCCCTCGCACCGGTGCTGAACTCGATGTTCGGTGCCGACAGCCAGGTCGGCCGCCAGACGATCGCCGCCCTCGCCTCATTCGTTCCCGTGTTCGTGAACACGCTGCGCGGCTTCCGGCAGGTGCTGCCCGTGCACCGCGATCTGATGCGGGCGTACGCGGCGGGGTCCGGGCAGGTGCTGCGCGCGGTCACGCTCCCGACCGCTCTCCCGTTCGTGTTCACCGGCATCCGCCTCGCCTCCTCGCTCGCCGTGATCTCCGCCCTCGTTGCCGAGTACTTCGGCGGACCCCGCGGCGGGCTCGGCGCCATGATCTCGACCTCGGCGGCCACGAGCGCCTACGCGCGCGCCTGGGCGTACGTGTTCGCCGCGATCCTGCTCGGACTGCTCTTCTACGTCGTCACCCTGCTGCTGGAGCGCGCCGCCGTCCGGCGCCGACACTGA
- a CDS encoding intradiol ring-cleavage dioxygenase, with product MTRIPVPEQTPQGPAYEGRLLDRADEEVVDQGAPFDVRTLMSRRGVLSLVGLGAGVAVLAACTPTASGASTSASTATTAAAPSSSATATSSSALPVGEIPDETAGPYPADGSNGVDILEQSGIVRSDLRSSIDGGATAAGVPMTLTLTILDTAGGDVPFTGAAVYAWHCDAGGGYSMYSDGLEVVTYLRGVQVADAVGAVTFTSIFPACYSGRWPHIHFEVYPSVDRITDAANAIATSQVALPQDACDAVYALSEYDGSSRNLAQVSLDSDNVFGDDGGALQLATVTGDVTTGYAVSLVARVDTTTTPSQAAAPAGGGGR from the coding sequence ATGACCCGCATCCCCGTTCCCGAACAGACCCCGCAGGGCCCCGCCTACGAGGGCCGCCTGCTCGATCGTGCCGACGAGGAGGTCGTCGATCAGGGGGCGCCGTTCGACGTCCGCACCCTGATGAGTCGTCGCGGTGTCCTCAGCCTCGTCGGACTCGGTGCCGGCGTCGCCGTGCTCGCCGCGTGCACGCCCACCGCATCCGGCGCCAGCACGAGCGCATCCACCGCCACGACGGCTGCCGCGCCGTCCTCGTCCGCGACGGCCACGTCCTCGTCCGCGCTCCCCGTCGGCGAGATCCCCGACGAGACCGCCGGCCCCTACCCGGCCGACGGCTCGAACGGTGTCGACATCCTCGAACAATCCGGCATCGTGCGCAGCGACCTCCGTTCCAGCATCGACGGCGGCGCGACGGCGGCGGGCGTTCCGATGACCCTCACCCTCACGATCCTCGACACCGCGGGCGGCGACGTTCCGTTCACGGGGGCCGCGGTGTACGCGTGGCACTGCGACGCCGGCGGCGGGTACTCGATGTACTCGGACGGCCTGGAAGTCGTCACCTACCTCCGCGGTGTGCAGGTCGCGGATGCCGTAGGCGCGGTGACCTTCACCTCGATCTTCCCGGCCTGCTACTCGGGGCGCTGGCCCCACATCCACTTCGAGGTGTACCCGAGTGTCGACCGGATCACGGATGCGGCGAACGCGATCGCGACCTCCCAGGTCGCCCTGCCGCAGGATGCCTGCGACGCGGTCTACGCGCTCTCGGAGTACGACGGGTCGAGCCGCAACCTCGCCCAGGTCTCGCTCGACAGCGACAACGTCTTCGGCGACGACGGCGGTGCGCTGCAGCTGGCCACCGTCACGGGCGACGTCACGACGGGCTACGCCGTCTCGCTCGTCGCCCGCGTCGACACGACGACCACCCCGTCCCAGGCCGCGGCTCCGGCCGGCGGCGGCGGACGCTGA
- a CDS encoding ABC transporter ATP-binding protein, with protein sequence MSIDRSTTAPPAVHISGVDKTFATRTGPVQALQGIDLDVAPGEFVSLIGPSGCGKSTLMRLIADLDQATAGTISVFGKPPARARLDQDYGIAFQQAGLLPWRTVAGNVSLPLELHGVKGRGARVADLLAMVGLADVADRYPDQLSGGMQQRVAIARALAESPKLLLMDEPFGALDEMTRERMQTELVRICGETGAAVVFVTHSIPEAVFLSDRVVVMSPRPGRIQEIVPMQLEGATRTEALREDETFFAMVTAVREALHQGAPAPRGVENR encoded by the coding sequence GTGAGCATCGACCGCAGCACCACGGCCCCACCGGCCGTCCATATCTCGGGCGTCGACAAGACGTTCGCGACACGAACCGGGCCCGTCCAGGCCCTGCAGGGCATCGACCTGGACGTCGCCCCGGGCGAATTCGTCTCGCTGATCGGACCGTCCGGATGCGGCAAGTCGACGCTCATGCGACTGATCGCCGACCTCGACCAGGCCACCGCCGGCACGATCTCGGTGTTCGGCAAGCCGCCGGCGCGCGCCCGCCTCGACCAGGACTACGGCATCGCGTTCCAGCAGGCGGGGCTGCTGCCCTGGCGGACCGTCGCGGGCAACGTGTCGCTGCCGCTGGAGTTGCACGGCGTGAAGGGGCGCGGCGCACGGGTGGCGGACCTCCTCGCGATGGTCGGGCTCGCCGACGTCGCCGACCGCTATCCCGACCAGCTGTCGGGCGGAATGCAGCAGCGCGTCGCGATCGCTCGCGCGCTCGCGGAGAGCCCCAAGCTGCTGCTGATGGACGAACCGTTCGGCGCACTCGATGAGATGACCCGGGAGCGGATGCAGACCGAGCTCGTGCGCATCTGCGGCGAGACCGGGGCGGCCGTGGTGTTCGTCACGCACTCCATCCCCGAGGCCGTGTTCCTCTCCGACCGGGTGGTCGTGATGTCTCCGCGCCCCGGCCGGATCCAGGAGATCGTTCCGATGCAGCTGGAGGGCGCGACGCGCACCGAGGCGCTCCGCGAGGACGAGACGTTCTTCGCGATGGTGACGGCCGTTCGCGAAGCGCTGCACCAGGGCGCACCCGCGCCGCGGGGCGTGGAGAACCGATGA
- a CDS encoding ABC transporter substrate-binding protein — MRHSTRRMLTAASLAAVGALVLAACSGGDSDAEPAATGDDELTSVKLQLQWLPQGQFAGYFAAVDQGFFEEEGLDVEIIPSGGDIVPQDALANGDVDYAIAWVPKVLGSIEAGANLTNIAQIFQRSGTLQVSWADSGIDSVADFEGKKIGSWGFGNEWEIFAAMAAEGLDASTVEIITQDFNMNAFLQGDIDAAQAMTYNEYAQLLETVDPDTGELYTPDDFNVISYEDTAGAMLQDAIWADTERLEGDTEYQETTVAFLKAVIKGWAYAAENPEEASEITIAAGSGWGPSHELWMVNETNKLIWPSEGGIGVIDEAAWDKTVAGALAAVNETGAHLITEEPPATAYSNEWIQKALDELADAGLDLTGADFAPIDVTLTEGGA; from the coding sequence ATGAGACACAGCACTCGCCGCATGCTCACGGCCGCCTCACTCGCCGCCGTCGGCGCCCTCGTTCTCGCCGCCTGCTCGGGGGGCGATAGCGACGCGGAGCCGGCCGCCACCGGCGACGACGAACTGACGTCGGTGAAACTGCAGTTGCAGTGGCTGCCCCAGGGGCAGTTCGCCGGCTACTTCGCCGCCGTCGACCAGGGCTTCTTCGAAGAGGAAGGACTGGACGTCGAGATCATCCCCTCCGGCGGCGACATCGTGCCGCAGGACGCGCTCGCGAACGGCGACGTCGACTATGCGATCGCGTGGGTCCCGAAGGTTCTCGGATCCATCGAGGCCGGCGCGAACCTCACCAACATCGCGCAGATCTTCCAGCGGTCCGGCACACTGCAGGTCTCGTGGGCAGACTCCGGCATCGACTCGGTCGCCGACTTCGAGGGCAAGAAGATCGGCTCCTGGGGCTTCGGCAACGAGTGGGAGATCTTCGCCGCGATGGCGGCCGAGGGGCTCGACGCCTCGACGGTCGAGATCATCACGCAGGACTTCAACATGAACGCCTTCCTGCAGGGCGACATCGACGCCGCGCAGGCGATGACCTACAACGAGTACGCGCAGCTGCTCGAGACCGTCGACCCCGACACCGGCGAGCTCTACACGCCCGATGACTTCAACGTCATCAGCTACGAGGACACCGCCGGCGCGATGCTGCAGGACGCGATCTGGGCCGACACCGAACGCCTCGAGGGCGACACCGAGTACCAGGAGACGACGGTCGCCTTCCTGAAGGCCGTCATCAAGGGCTGGGCGTACGCGGCCGAGAACCCCGAAGAAGCGTCCGAGATCACGATCGCGGCCGGTTCCGGATGGGGACCGAGCCACGAGCTCTGGATGGTCAATGAGACGAACAAGCTCATCTGGCCGTCCGAGGGCGGGATCGGCGTGATCGACGAGGCCGCCTGGGACAAGACGGTCGCCGGCGCCCTCGCCGCGGTCAACGAGACCGGCGCCCACCTCATCACCGAGGAGCCGCCCGCCACGGCGTACTCCAACGAGTGGATCCAGAAGGCTCTCGACGAGCTCGCGGACGCGGGACTCGACCTCACCGGGGCGGACTTCGCCCCGATCGACGTCACGCTCACGGAGGGCGGGGCGTAA
- a CDS encoding threonine aldolase family protein, giving the protein MTTLHDTALRGFASDNYSGVHPDVLAAIAAANGGHQSAYGADEYTARLQEVVTAHFGAGAEASPVFNGTGANVTGLQSMLPRWGAVIAAATAHINVDEGGAPERVGGMKLLTVPSEDGKLTPELVDREAWGWGDEHRAQPLVVSITQSTELGTVYTPDEIRALADHAHGHGMRLHLDGARIANAAASLDVPLAAFTRDAGVDVLSLGGTKNGALGAEAIVVLDPEASTGLTYLRKLNMQLASKMRFLSAQLVALLEGDLWLQNARHANSMAQRLRAGVEAGLADGSVQGVTFTQPTQSNGVFATLPAGVADRLRESFRFYDWDALRREVRWMCSFDTTEQDVDAFVAAIARETRTP; this is encoded by the coding sequence ATGACGACCCTGCATGACACTGCGCTCCGCGGCTTCGCGTCCGACAACTACTCGGGCGTGCACCCCGACGTCCTCGCCGCGATCGCGGCCGCGAACGGCGGACACCAGAGCGCGTACGGCGCGGACGAGTACACCGCCCGGCTGCAGGAGGTCGTGACGGCGCACTTCGGTGCGGGCGCGGAGGCATCCCCCGTCTTCAATGGCACCGGCGCGAACGTCACGGGTCTCCAGTCGATGCTGCCGCGCTGGGGCGCGGTGATCGCGGCGGCGACCGCGCACATCAACGTGGACGAGGGCGGCGCGCCCGAGCGGGTCGGCGGGATGAAGCTGCTCACCGTGCCGTCGGAGGACGGCAAGCTGACGCCCGAACTCGTCGACCGCGAGGCCTGGGGATGGGGCGACGAGCACCGCGCGCAGCCGTTGGTCGTGTCGATCACGCAGTCGACCGAGCTCGGCACCGTCTACACACCGGACGAGATCCGCGCCCTCGCCGACCACGCGCACGGACACGGGATGCGGCTGCACCTCGACGGTGCGCGAATCGCGAACGCGGCGGCATCGCTCGACGTTCCGCTGGCCGCCTTTACGCGTGACGCGGGCGTCGACGTGCTGAGCCTGGGCGGCACGAAGAACGGTGCACTCGGCGCCGAGGCGATCGTCGTGCTCGACCCGGAGGCATCCACCGGGCTCACCTACCTCCGGAAGCTCAACATGCAGCTCGCGTCGAAGATGCGCTTCCTCTCGGCGCAACTCGTGGCGCTGCTCGAGGGCGACCTCTGGCTGCAGAACGCCCGGCACGCGAACTCCATGGCGCAGCGCCTCCGCGCGGGGGTCGAGGCGGGCCTCGCCGACGGGTCGGTGCAGGGCGTGACGTTCACGCAGCCGACGCAGTCGAACGGGGTCTTCGCGACACTGCCGGCGGGCGTGGCCGACCGGCTCCGCGAGAGCTTCCGTTTCTACGACTGGGATGCGCTCCGCCGCGAGGTGCGGTGGATGTGCTCGTTCGACACGACCGAGCAGGACGTCGACGCGTTCGTCGCCGCGATCGCCCGCGAGACCCGCACACCCTGA